A window of Littorina saxatilis isolate snail1 linkage group LG7, US_GU_Lsax_2.0, whole genome shotgun sequence contains these coding sequences:
- the LOC138970382 gene encoding uncharacterized protein, producing MQTKTLVLLVVGALLVMDTEAWWTSRRVRVSDTNWDKTCNKRGALRSADDLSDAEVTQLTADLVKNCPSLGFDPTVGLTKDAVDAAFHKNDADGSGALAGKELEDFNDNINAYEMCKDLDQAVSR from the exons ATGCAAACGAAGACCCTTGTCTTGCTGGTGGTCGGCGCTTTGCTGGTGATGGACACCGAGGCATGGTGGACTAGCAGGAGAGTTAGAGTT TCTGACACGAACTGGGACAAGACATGCAACAAGCGGGGAGCGCTGCGCTCAGCAGACGACCTGTCGGACGCCGAGGTGACGCAGCTGACGGCTGACCTGGTCAAGAACTGTCCCAGCCTGGGCTTCGACCCCACAGTGGGGCTGACCAAAGACGCCGTGGATGCTGCCTTCCACAAAAATgacg CGGACGGCAGTGGCGCGCTTGCAGGCAAAGAGCTGGAAGACTTCAATGACAACATCA ATGCCTACGAGATGTGCAAGGATCTGGACCAGGCTGTGAGCAGGTGA
- the LOC138970383 gene encoding uncharacterized protein has product MHKSILVALVICAVLIVDSHGWRVRFRGRKIRRYLGEAAKKYVALKVVTAAAAAVGKRAAPCPEPLTPDQMNQIAAELQTTCLGLGVNVGVTGLNPTQLEAIFQDNDANADGVLKDTEISAFSESIQTVEACAAVEGARKK; this is encoded by the exons ATGCATAAGTCCATTCTGGTAGCCCTGGTCATCTGTGCTGTGCTCATAGTGGACAGCCATGGATGGAGAGTCCGATTCCGAGGCAGGAAGATCagaagg TACCTTGGGGAAGCAGCCAAGAAGTACGTAGCCCTAAAGGTGGTTacagcggcagcagcagcagtgggCAAGCGAGCCGCCCCGTGTCCGGAGCCCCTGACACCTGACCAGATGAACCAGATAGCCGCTGAACTACAGACGACCTGTCTCGGCCTGGGGGTCAATGTCGGCGTCACCGGTCTCAACCCGACACAGTTGGAGGCCATCTTCCAGGACAACGACG CCAATGCCGATGGAGTTCTGAAGGACACAGAGATCAGTGCGTTTTCTGAATCCATCC AAACTGTGGAAGCGTGTGCAGCAGTGGAGGGGGCCAGGAAGAAGTGA
- the LOC138970381 gene encoding uncharacterized protein, protein MQVMMKTTTLVLLVVSALLVMDTEAWWTSRRVKVTCNKRGALRSADDLSDAEVTQLTADLVKNCPSLGFDPTVGLTKDAVDAAFQKNDADSNGALAGEELDNFSEAIDAYEVCKDLDKVARK, encoded by the exons ATGCAAGTCATG ATGAAAACGACGACCCTTGTCTTACTGGTGGTCAGCGCTTTGCTGGTCATGGACACCGAGGCATGGTGGACTAGCAGGAGAGTTAAAGTT ACGTGCAACAAGCGGGGAGCGCTGCGCTCAGCAGACGACCTGTCGGACGCCGAGGTGACGCAGCTGACGGCTGACCTGGTCAAGAACTGTCCCAGCCTGGGCTTCGACCCCACAGTGGGGCTGACCAAAGACGCCGTGGATGCTGCCTTCCAGAAAAATgacg CGGACAGCAATGGTGCGCTGGCAGGTGAAGAGCTGGACAACTTCAGTGAGGCAATTG ATGCCTACGAAGTCTGCAAGGACCTTGACAAGGTGGCCAGGAAGTGA